The nucleotide window TTATTTTAATCTTTTCCTATTATTTACTCTCGTTTATCGCTAGTTCGATGGGCATTTGGGGAATTATTTCTCCCGTTGTCTCAGCTTGGTTACCTAATACTTTGGGAATTATAGCCGGCACAGTTTTATTAGTCCAAACCGCTAAATAATATATCCTCATGATCTCATTAATTTTATGGGAGAGAATTGATAAAGCGGGTAAATCAAAATAACCTAAGACCCACTTAAATTTTATCTCATCAAGAGGAGAAATAAACCCTTAAAGCATAAGTTCCTTTCCCCTTTTTCCTCACCCTGCTCGAAAGAACCATTTAAATCGATAACAGCTTAACCTATAGCAAGTCATAAAAAAAACTGAAAAGATAAAAAAAAATAGTTAAGTTTGACTGGACTAGACAATCTTGAATAAAAAAGAACTAGAAAAAATTTATATAATAATACATAATGAGTGAAGAAATACAAACAACGGTATTTTCTCCTTTTGGAGTCAATGTAGCACAGGAGTAACAATTAAATCGTGTTTGTCCTCAATGGTTACGAATATTTACTCGGCTTTCTACTCACTTGTAGTTTAGTCCCGATTTTAGCCCTAACAGCCTCAAAGCTTTTGCGTCCTAGTGGTGGCGGGCCAGAAAGACTCACCACCTATGAATCTGGGATGGAACCCATCGGCGGAGCTTGGATACAATTTAATATCCGCTATTATATGTTTGCCCTTGTTTTTGTCGTGTTTGATGTAGAAACCGTCTTTTTGTATCCTTGGGCAGTGGCTTTTAATCGTTTGGGAATTTTGGCGTTTGTTGAAGCCCTCATTTTCATTGCTATTCTGGTGGTCGCT belongs to Gloeothece citriformis PCC 7424 and includes:
- the ndhC gene encoding photosynthetic/respiratory NAD(P)H-quinone oxidoreductase subunit C; protein product: MFVLNGYEYLLGFLLTCSLVPILALTASKLLRPSGGGPERLTTYESGMEPIGGAWIQFNIRYYMFALVFVVFDVETVFLYPWAVAFNRLGILAFVEALIFIAILVVALVYAWRKGALEWS